One stretch of Phoenix dactylifera cultivar Barhee BC4 unplaced genomic scaffold, palm_55x_up_171113_PBpolish2nd_filt_p 000240F, whole genome shotgun sequence DNA includes these proteins:
- the LOC103719137 gene encoding pentatricopeptide repeat-containing protein At1g73400, mitochondrial-like isoform X1, with amino-acid sequence MCHYPFLSVLGRSFNFCQNLGTSPNSSIGIPSARNFLAFCLLNLSPRIVSSSLHTKSGLEEPSVVPIFIPAEGTLHHVHRNCFRTSATNFSIRTFSCFSSSQSLDTSSDADAVSEHLASIPEKVYEVIMSCSGTDQLLESILDSLGIQLTTELVNDVIRRLRYEEKLAFRFFTWAGHQEGYTHEPPVYNDMIDILSSTRYKARQFGVVCDILDYMKRRNRNTVPSDALLAILRTYTDKHLSHLRIFAKKKRIRQKTPPEIDAFNLLLDSLCKCSLVREAELMFHRVKNKVVPNAETYNILFFGWCRLRDPKKAMKVLEEMMQMGHTPENFTYNAAIDSFCSAGMVSEARELFEFMRTKGSTISSPTARTYSIMIVALAKSDLMEECFRLLADMRSSGCLPDVSTYKDMVEGMCLAGKVDAAYKILEEMSRTGFPPDILTYNCFLKVLCKLRKAEEALVLCERMIESGCEPSVHTYNMLITMFFEMCEPDRALSMWDEMDRRGCARVVDTYGIMIDGLFNCGRTDDACLLLEEVINHGMKLPYQKFDAILMRLSAIGNLHAIHRLSEHMRRFYNVAMARRFAISQKKKSMSLRRR; translated from the coding sequence ATGTGCCACTATCCATTTCTTTCGGTTCTGGGCAGATCCTTCAACTTTTGTCAGAATTTGGGTACATCACCAAACTCATCGATCGGGATCCCTTCTGCTCGGAATTTCTTAGCCTTTTGTCTCTTGAATTTATCACCACGGATTGTTTCTTCTAGTTTACATACAAAATCTGGCCTGGAAGAACCATCGGTGGTTCCTATTTTTATACCTGCAGAGGGGACTCTTCATCATGTTCATCGTAATTGTTTCCGTACTTCAGCCACAAATTTCTCGATCAGGACCTTTTCTTGCTTCTCTTCTTCACAGAGTCTAGACACTTCAAGTGATGCGGATGCAGTAAGCGAGCACTTGgcttccattcctgagaaggtGTATGAAGTCATCATGTCCTGCTCTGGTACCGATCAGCTTCTGGAGAGCATTCTTGATTCGCTTGGCATACAACTGACCACCGAGTTGGTGAATGATGTCATCCGAAGGCTTCGCTATGAGGAAAAATTAGCTTTCAGGTTCTTCACATGGGCGGGCCATCAAGAAGGGTATACCCACGAGCCTCCCGTGTATAACGATATGATCGATATATTGTCAAGCACGAGATACAAGGCACGGCAATTTGGGGTGGTTTGCGATATTCTGGATTACATGAAGAGAAGGAACAGGAACACGGTGCCCAGTGATGCTCTCCTAGCAATCTTGAGAACATACACTGACAAGCATCTGTCCCATCTCAGAATATTTgcgaagaagaaaagaatacgACAAAAGACCCCACCAGAAATAGATGCATTTAACTTGCTACTGGATTCTCTCTGCAAGTGTAGCTTGGTCAGGGAGGCAGAACTTATGTTCCACCGGGTGAAGAATAAGGTTGTCCCGAATGCGGAGACTtacaatattttgttttttgggtGGTGCAGACTGAGAGACCCTAAAAAAGCAATGAAGGTGCTTGAGGAAATGATGCAAATGGGTCACACCCCGGAGAATTTCACATACAATGCTGCAATCGATTCCTTCTGCAGTGCAGGGATGGTTTCAGAAGCTAGAGAGCTTTTCGAGTTCATGAGAACTAAAGGCTCCACCATATCTTCACCAACTGCCAGGACTTATAGTATCATGATCGTGGCCCTGGCGAAGTCAGATCTGATGGAGGAGTGCTTTAGACTGCTAGCTGATATGAGAAGTAGTGGTTGCCTTCCTGATGTATCGACATATAAAGACATGGTTGAAGGGATGTGTTTGGCTGGAAAGGTTGATGCTGCCTATAAGATACTGGAAGAGATGAGCAGGACAGGTTTTCCACCTGATATCCTCACATATAACTGCTTTCTCAAGGTGCTTTGCAAACTTAGGAAGGCTGAAGAAGCTCTGGTGCTTTGTGAAAGAATGATAGAATCAGGTTGTGAGCCTAGTGTCCATACTTATAACATGTTGATTACAATGTTTTTTGAGATGTGTGAACCAGATAGGGCTCTTAGCATGTGGGATGAGATGGATCGAAGAGGATGTGCACGTGTCGTGGATACTTATGGTATAATGATTGACGGGTTGTTCAATTGCGGGAGAACAGATGATGCATGTTTACTTCTGGAAGAGGTAATAAACCATGGGATGAAATTGCCATATCAGAAATTTGATGCCATTCTGATGCGGCTATCAGCAATTGGAAATCTTCATGCCATCCATCGTCTATCAGAGCATATGAGGAGGTTCTACAATGTTGCGATGGCCAGACGTTTTGCCATAagccagaagaagaagagcatgagCTTGAGGAGAAGATAG
- the LOC103719137 gene encoding pentatricopeptide repeat-containing protein At1g73400, mitochondrial-like isoform X2, whose translation MRAESLDTSSDADAVSEHLASIPEKVYEVIMSCSGTDQLLESILDSLGIQLTTELVNDVIRRLRYEEKLAFRFFTWAGHQEGYTHEPPVYNDMIDILSSTRYKARQFGVVCDILDYMKRRNRNTVPSDALLAILRTYTDKHLSHLRIFAKKKRIRQKTPPEIDAFNLLLDSLCKCSLVREAELMFHRVKNKVVPNAETYNILFFGWCRLRDPKKAMKVLEEMMQMGHTPENFTYNAAIDSFCSAGMVSEARELFEFMRTKGSTISSPTARTYSIMIVALAKSDLMEECFRLLADMRSSGCLPDVSTYKDMVEGMCLAGKVDAAYKILEEMSRTGFPPDILTYNCFLKVLCKLRKAEEALVLCERMIESGCEPSVHTYNMLITMFFEMCEPDRALSMWDEMDRRGCARVVDTYGIMIDGLFNCGRTDDACLLLEEVINHGMKLPYQKFDAILMRLSAIGNLHAIHRLSEHMRRFYNVAMARRFAISQKKKSMSLRRR comes from the coding sequence AGTCTAGACACTTCAAGTGATGCGGATGCAGTAAGCGAGCACTTGgcttccattcctgagaaggtGTATGAAGTCATCATGTCCTGCTCTGGTACCGATCAGCTTCTGGAGAGCATTCTTGATTCGCTTGGCATACAACTGACCACCGAGTTGGTGAATGATGTCATCCGAAGGCTTCGCTATGAGGAAAAATTAGCTTTCAGGTTCTTCACATGGGCGGGCCATCAAGAAGGGTATACCCACGAGCCTCCCGTGTATAACGATATGATCGATATATTGTCAAGCACGAGATACAAGGCACGGCAATTTGGGGTGGTTTGCGATATTCTGGATTACATGAAGAGAAGGAACAGGAACACGGTGCCCAGTGATGCTCTCCTAGCAATCTTGAGAACATACACTGACAAGCATCTGTCCCATCTCAGAATATTTgcgaagaagaaaagaatacgACAAAAGACCCCACCAGAAATAGATGCATTTAACTTGCTACTGGATTCTCTCTGCAAGTGTAGCTTGGTCAGGGAGGCAGAACTTATGTTCCACCGGGTGAAGAATAAGGTTGTCCCGAATGCGGAGACTtacaatattttgttttttgggtGGTGCAGACTGAGAGACCCTAAAAAAGCAATGAAGGTGCTTGAGGAAATGATGCAAATGGGTCACACCCCGGAGAATTTCACATACAATGCTGCAATCGATTCCTTCTGCAGTGCAGGGATGGTTTCAGAAGCTAGAGAGCTTTTCGAGTTCATGAGAACTAAAGGCTCCACCATATCTTCACCAACTGCCAGGACTTATAGTATCATGATCGTGGCCCTGGCGAAGTCAGATCTGATGGAGGAGTGCTTTAGACTGCTAGCTGATATGAGAAGTAGTGGTTGCCTTCCTGATGTATCGACATATAAAGACATGGTTGAAGGGATGTGTTTGGCTGGAAAGGTTGATGCTGCCTATAAGATACTGGAAGAGATGAGCAGGACAGGTTTTCCACCTGATATCCTCACATATAACTGCTTTCTCAAGGTGCTTTGCAAACTTAGGAAGGCTGAAGAAGCTCTGGTGCTTTGTGAAAGAATGATAGAATCAGGTTGTGAGCCTAGTGTCCATACTTATAACATGTTGATTACAATGTTTTTTGAGATGTGTGAACCAGATAGGGCTCTTAGCATGTGGGATGAGATGGATCGAAGAGGATGTGCACGTGTCGTGGATACTTATGGTATAATGATTGACGGGTTGTTCAATTGCGGGAGAACAGATGATGCATGTTTACTTCTGGAAGAGGTAATAAACCATGGGATGAAATTGCCATATCAGAAATTTGATGCCATTCTGATGCGGCTATCAGCAATTGGAAATCTTCATGCCATCCATCGTCTATCAGAGCATATGAGGAGGTTCTACAATGTTGCGATGGCCAGACGTTTTGCCATAagccagaagaagaagagcatgagCTTGAGGAGAAGATAG
- the LOC103719137 gene encoding pentatricopeptide repeat-containing protein At1g73400, mitochondrial-like isoform X3 — MSCSGTDQLLESILDSLGIQLTTELVNDVIRRLRYEEKLAFRFFTWAGHQEGYTHEPPVYNDMIDILSSTRYKARQFGVVCDILDYMKRRNRNTVPSDALLAILRTYTDKHLSHLRIFAKKKRIRQKTPPEIDAFNLLLDSLCKCSLVREAELMFHRVKNKVVPNAETYNILFFGWCRLRDPKKAMKVLEEMMQMGHTPENFTYNAAIDSFCSAGMVSEARELFEFMRTKGSTISSPTARTYSIMIVALAKSDLMEECFRLLADMRSSGCLPDVSTYKDMVEGMCLAGKVDAAYKILEEMSRTGFPPDILTYNCFLKVLCKLRKAEEALVLCERMIESGCEPSVHTYNMLITMFFEMCEPDRALSMWDEMDRRGCARVVDTYGIMIDGLFNCGRTDDACLLLEEVINHGMKLPYQKFDAILMRLSAIGNLHAIHRLSEHMRRFYNVAMARRFAISQKKKSMSLRRR; from the coding sequence ATGTCCTGCTCTGGTACCGATCAGCTTCTGGAGAGCATTCTTGATTCGCTTGGCATACAACTGACCACCGAGTTGGTGAATGATGTCATCCGAAGGCTTCGCTATGAGGAAAAATTAGCTTTCAGGTTCTTCACATGGGCGGGCCATCAAGAAGGGTATACCCACGAGCCTCCCGTGTATAACGATATGATCGATATATTGTCAAGCACGAGATACAAGGCACGGCAATTTGGGGTGGTTTGCGATATTCTGGATTACATGAAGAGAAGGAACAGGAACACGGTGCCCAGTGATGCTCTCCTAGCAATCTTGAGAACATACACTGACAAGCATCTGTCCCATCTCAGAATATTTgcgaagaagaaaagaatacgACAAAAGACCCCACCAGAAATAGATGCATTTAACTTGCTACTGGATTCTCTCTGCAAGTGTAGCTTGGTCAGGGAGGCAGAACTTATGTTCCACCGGGTGAAGAATAAGGTTGTCCCGAATGCGGAGACTtacaatattttgttttttgggtGGTGCAGACTGAGAGACCCTAAAAAAGCAATGAAGGTGCTTGAGGAAATGATGCAAATGGGTCACACCCCGGAGAATTTCACATACAATGCTGCAATCGATTCCTTCTGCAGTGCAGGGATGGTTTCAGAAGCTAGAGAGCTTTTCGAGTTCATGAGAACTAAAGGCTCCACCATATCTTCACCAACTGCCAGGACTTATAGTATCATGATCGTGGCCCTGGCGAAGTCAGATCTGATGGAGGAGTGCTTTAGACTGCTAGCTGATATGAGAAGTAGTGGTTGCCTTCCTGATGTATCGACATATAAAGACATGGTTGAAGGGATGTGTTTGGCTGGAAAGGTTGATGCTGCCTATAAGATACTGGAAGAGATGAGCAGGACAGGTTTTCCACCTGATATCCTCACATATAACTGCTTTCTCAAGGTGCTTTGCAAACTTAGGAAGGCTGAAGAAGCTCTGGTGCTTTGTGAAAGAATGATAGAATCAGGTTGTGAGCCTAGTGTCCATACTTATAACATGTTGATTACAATGTTTTTTGAGATGTGTGAACCAGATAGGGCTCTTAGCATGTGGGATGAGATGGATCGAAGAGGATGTGCACGTGTCGTGGATACTTATGGTATAATGATTGACGGGTTGTTCAATTGCGGGAGAACAGATGATGCATGTTTACTTCTGGAAGAGGTAATAAACCATGGGATGAAATTGCCATATCAGAAATTTGATGCCATTCTGATGCGGCTATCAGCAATTGGAAATCTTCATGCCATCCATCGTCTATCAGAGCATATGAGGAGGTTCTACAATGTTGCGATGGCCAGACGTTTTGCCATAagccagaagaagaagagcatgagCTTGAGGAGAAGATAG